GATTTTAAGAAGAATATGTTAATTCCATCCAACGTACATATTTTACACAAATCAATCAACAATTGATGGATTTTTAATAAAGAAATCAGGATGAAAGAACCCACAGTTATCTCTTTTTTATGTCTCAGCTAAAAATAGTGGGTTTAATTTTCCAGATTTTCAACTATACCATTCGGTATATACACTAACTTTTGACTTTCTTTGGAATGGAAATTATTTTGAATGTGAGCCTCTATGGGTAGAACTAGAAAACTATTATTTGGGCTTCTTTGAAATTCTGACAGGCATTCAGCTGTAATTAGTTTAGAAATTAGCTGTATTGAAAATAACAGACACCAAAACATATTACTAGGAATAAGATTTAAGTCTGATACTTCTCATGAGAAATTGACTGTCTGAAATAATTCCTAATTAAAGATAGTGCATGTaaagtattctttttaaaaagttaacacTTTTAAATAGCTTATCACTGCTACTACTTTTAAGACTTTGGGAATGATATGAAAAGAATATATAACCTATCTAAAATTACTGAATGGCAATATTTATTTTCCCAATTCGATGCTTTTATGCTCTGGATTTTCGgaatggttggttggttagtacCTTTTCATTTTCATATTGGAAAAAGTGGTACCTACAAGTTTGTGAGCATCTTTAATATTTCTGCATAAATGTGACCTAAAATCTTATGTATTCTCCATGCAAATCCTAAAATCTCAATAAAGAGAGCACAGTTAATCAAATGAGTCAAAAACATTGTATTTGTTCATTGATTTATTGAAGAAAATGATCCCAGCTATATACTTTATTTGTGTATAGCAAAAGGATGTGAATCTCTAAGATCGATTCATTTGGAGGAGAAATTACAGTCAGGTGTATCATTGTACTTATTGCAGAATCTGATAATCAAGCCTGTGTGTGATGTCATGCCTTATAAATAGTCTCTTCGTTCAGTGACCATTTAAAATTACGATGGCCTTGCCTGAAGGTCCCCTATGGTGACATGAGCAGAATTAACATGCTTCTGAATTCACCTACTATTACGATCAATTGCAGATATGTTGCAGCAGCTCCTCTGCCTATCTTCCTTCCACATCCCACCCTGCCAGGTCCCTGCAGGCTTTGAGCCTGCTTCTCATCCTGATGGATTTCACACCCTCCTCCCCAATCTCCATCACAGCTTGGTCACTTATAGATGTCATTGGGAAATAGCCTCTCTGCCACATAGCCTTCTTACATGGAGGCAGTGCGGCACTGAACCAGAAGTGGGCACTATTTTGGAAGCAGCTGCAATGAATTGTGGTCACTCTGAAATAGCACCTGTTTGCAGGATGCTTCCAAATAGTCTCTATAATGAATGGAGAGGCAGAGGGACAGATCAATCAGCTCTCTTTTTCAAATACAGAGCTTTAACTGCTGGCTTTCGTAGCTTAGGGCATAATCTTCGATTCGAATGGCATGGTTTTCTATGATACAATTTTGATACAAGGGGAAAGGGGAAGTCCTAGCTGGTAAGACAAGGTAATTATCATTTATGGAAAAGAGTCTTTAATGCATCTCCAGaggaaacaatacaaaatattctTCACCGTATTTCCTTTGGAATATATGCCATGCATCATGGAGAGAGATATGAAGGTAGTCTTATAAAGCAACAGCACCTTATCGAGAAGGGATATAATATTTGGGAAACtcatttaagctgattggcatttCATAAAGTTAAAACGTAATTAAAATATAACAACTATTTAAATGAATTATTATCAACAATGTGCTGGTGTAATATCACACCATGCAAAAGAACATCTAGAGCCAATTCCATGGCAATATCCTTTGGCTTTTAAGAGATTTACAGTAGGATTAAACAGCATGctattttaacaatttaacaatgtAAAGTTTTATCTCACTCAGTGCTGTTCAAGGACACATTACCCTGTTATTTTGTACTCAAGAATCTTGCCAATCACACACAGTTGCTAGTATTTTCCATAGTATTTCTTCATAATTAAGGAGACATTATCACAATTTATCTTCTGggttgttgtgggtttttttcttaacAAACAGCCTCTAGTTCTATCATTCTAGCTATACTAacattataaatttaaataattggaaaatgtAACATTTCTCAAAGGAAaggcaaagaaagagaaattTTGCTCATGAATAGCCAATATAGCTAAAAGAAAATAACCCATTTTTTTTTACAGGTTGTCATATCAAATGCAAGAAAGAGAAATACAACAGATGGGATTTTTGCTTCTCTGAATCTTTATATCAGAAGAGGTATCATTCAGCTATGAGATGACACTAAACATTTTTCAGTAATGTTATCTCTGATAAAACTGACTTCTGATTATGGATATTgactccccccccctctaaatattcCCACTCTGATGCCCATGCAAGAGCATTTTCACCACTCTTTTTCCACTTGAGAGGGACCTGTTTCATCATGTGAAATAGTTTTGTATTTCCACTAAATGGAAATTTTGTAGAGAATGGAGGCTGCTATTGAAGAGAACTTGGTGATCaaaaggaaaagcaaataatgtaacaCAAAAATGTTTTGCCTGGTGGTTACAGATCAACCTCACCAACTTTAAAAGAGAATGCCTAAGTTATTGCTACTATATACATTCTTGCAATTAAAGCAAAAGACGATTAACACTTCTTTCCCCACCTGTAGTTGTTCACGTCCTAACAAAAAAGCCAGAACTTGAGCAAGCCAAAGGCGTTCCTCGGCTTTTATTTGGGGTTCTGAATTCATTATTCTCAGAATAGACTTCTCCTGGCTCCATTCTAAAACATCACAATGAACTCAGGATAAACAACGCTGAAATCGGTTTACAAAATTCAAAACCCCACTACTTAGCAACAGTTACCAACTTCAATTAGTACTATTTTTAACAGCAGTTTGTTGGAAAGAAATTAACAGAGGATAAAGATGATTATAGTCCTTAGCTCCAGAACTTTGCAGAATCAAACTGAATACAGCTCTACCaatgcagaatagaatggaatagaattctttattggccaagtgtgattggacacacaaggattttgtcttttggtgcatatgctctcagtgcacataaaagaaaaatatacatttgtcaagaatcatgagatacacacttaatgattgtcatcaatttaaaaaatggttttaggCTTATATATTTGATCactgccaaagaaaaagacagtcCTAGACCACATAAACTTACAGTCCAGAATGTGtggaaatggtggaaggtcttaagcataaaatcaggaaagacttcatgaactcaatctgtatagtctggaggtcagaagggaaaggggggacatgattgaaacatttaaatatgttaaagggttaaataaggttcaggagggaagtgtttttaataggaaagtgaacacaagaacaaaggggcacaatctgaggttagttgggaaaaagatcagaagcaacgtgagaaaatattattttactgaaagagtagtagatgcttggaacaaacttccagcagccttggttggtaaatccacagtaactgaatgtaaacatgcctgagataaacatatatccatcctatgataaaatacaggaaatagtataagggcagactagatggaccatgattctatgtttctatgtgtctttttctttccccttataAGAAAATCCTGCAGGCTTCCCTTCAAGTGCAGCTATAAAGAAGAGTCATTACAGCCGTCAAACATGTGCGGACTTTCCTCTCTCTTCAAACGACTTCCCCGCACTAGCCTGACAGGCAGCTCGACTCGTTTGCAAGTGAACGTTTATAATACAGACCCGCTTTCCCCACCTCTCAAGTAACCGCGAATAATAACCAGGGGGGAAGAATCAAGCAGCTGCCCGAGAGTGACAGCGAAGGCGTCTGCCTAAGTGGCAGCTCCCCGATAAGCCCGTAAAGGGAAGAGACCGAACGCAAGAGGGAATATCCCGTCCTGCAGCTTCGCCGGACTGCACCTTCGCGCCTAAAGTTGCGCCTCGCTTACTGAGGAATTCCTCTGGTTTTGGGCACGTCCCGGTTCCCGCCTAATGggtatttctccccccctccttttctttGCAACCGGAGTCACGCGAGCGCCGCCTGGCGGGTGCTTCCATTTTGAAAGGGCAGGGGCGGCTTACCTAGTCCAGGTACGAAGGTGTTGAGGAACAAGCAGAGGACGGCTACGGGGAACGGCATGTAGGGGATGGCGGCGCGCAAGGGTCCCTTCTTCTCGCGCACTTGCACGACCACGCCgcccgaggaagaggaggcggcggtggcggcggcattATTTCCTCTCGCGGCACCGCCAGCCGTCGGCCCGGCAGCGTCCCCTTCTTTGGGGCCATGCTCCATGGTCGCCCGCTTTCAAGCCGGAGCAGCGAGGAGCAGCTGCGCCCCCAGAGCGCCTCTCCCGCTTGAGTGAAGCTCTGAGCAGGAGTCGGCGTCGGTCCGCCTGAGGATGAGGAGGCGCCTGAGTGGAGGGATCTCCGAGACGAGACGCGCCCGAGCGCCCAACTACGCCGCTTGGAGAGACCGCGCTGCGCACGCTCTCGCCTCTCGCTGGTCCTCGCCGCGCGCCCGCTTGTCCCGCCCGCTCGAAGGCTAGGGGTCGATTTATGGCCTCGCTTatctgcccctcctcctcctcctcaggtcCCGTCTTCACGGGCTGCCTCCGACCACCACGTTAACAGAAGGAACTTGGCTTATTGTCACCTGTTGGGTTCCCCCCCtcgagtaatttttttttaaaagttatgaaGTGCCCGCTATTGATTCCCTTTCCAGGGGACAGACATTCCGAGAGCGCAGTAGTTTTAAAGGGACAACTTATTATGCACTCCACACACGCAACGATGAAGTGTTTTGTCCTGGTAACTGTTGCGTTGTCTGAAGATGAAACGGAAGACCAACTCTGCCTCTGCAGAAAGGaatgaatttttcttttcttttcagcttgtaaacagtagcaatagcatttagacttctatactgcttcatagtgcttttacagccccctctaaacgatttacagagtcagcccaagcaagagatcctatatcatttcagacaagtaactgtctaatctctttttgaaaacctccagggatgaagcaccCACAGCTTTTGGAGGCaaactattccattggttgattgttctcctcATTAAAAACTTTCTACTTAGTTctgggttgcttctttccttggttaatttccaaCCAATGTTTCTtatcttagcaatagcaattgcatttagatttatatactgcttcataatgcttttacagccctctctaagtggtttacagaatcagcatattgcccccaacaatctgggtcctcattttacccaccacagaaggatggaaggctgagttgaccttgagcgggtggtgagatttgacctgctgaactacagctgaagTAACCTGCCCTCTAACCATTGCACAATCCCGCCTCTAAACAGAGGCTCTAACCCTGATCGGGCCACTGAGTGCTCATGTTATAGGCGGTTCTCGACTTACaagaattcatttagtgaccgttcaaagttgcaacagtgcTGAGAAAAAAGtgattatgaccatttttcacacttaggactgttgcagcatccccatggtcataggatcaaaattcagacccttgacACCTATTTCTTATGTCCTAGGGGTCATATGATCCGCTCTTGCAgacttctgacaggcaaagtcaactggaaaaccagattcatttaataaccaggTTACTAACCTAACAGCTGCAATGAATCACATAATAACTGGCAAAAAAGATCCTTAGTGGGGCAAATCTcgcttaataaatgtctcactgaacaacataaattttgggctcagttgtggtcgtaacaCGAAGACTACCTGCATTTGTTTAGGTGTTTGAACTGACTGGAGGCTTTTGCAATGGCAAAATTCAGAAGTGTGTAGGTATTATCTTCctataaattaaaattagaaacaaAGCACCAAAATATTTTCTGATGCATTTTCTAGTGCACATGAAAGTATACTTTTCCTAGTTTCCATCCACCTCtccattttcatattttttcttgATTGACTCTCCTTCAGTTTTTCATTTCCTTGCATATAAACTACAAGGTGTGTCTCGTGTTTACATCCACCAAAGAAGTTTATAACCATATTCACTGC
This genomic window from Erythrolamprus reginae isolate rEryReg1 chromosome 1, rEryReg1.hap1, whole genome shotgun sequence contains:
- the STUM gene encoding protein stum homolog; its protein translation is MEHGPKEGDAAGPTAGGAARGNNAAATAASSSSGGVVVQVREKKGPLRAAIPYMPFPVAVLCLFLNTFVPGLGTFVSAFTVLCGARTDLPDRHICCVFWLNIAAALIQILTAIVMVGWIMSIFWGMDMVILAISSRAEVQISRE